One Pleurocapsa sp. PCC 7327 DNA segment encodes these proteins:
- the sppA gene encoding signal peptide peptidase SppA encodes MGQFLKQIYASLIGSFAGLILFFVLGTSGLVLLLIAAVLTESGPTVKDKTVLVFDLSTQISDTQPPSTLSQVLSEEPTPTVTLRQVLDAIDKARKDRRIVAIFLDGRKAGTSNGYATLKEVRMALERFRAAGKKIIAYDVDVSEQEYYLTSVADTSILNPMGAIEVNGLNSQPLFLADAFKKYGIGVQVVRVGSYKSAVEPYTRPNLSPENRQQIKALLDDLWGDFLNTVEKSRKVPAQKLQQFADTKGILDPEEARTAGLIDRVAYFDNVLEDLKQMTGEEKEEGLKTFRQIDLPAYAGANVTEAQKKSSRNKIAVLYAEGAIVSGQGAIQEIGGDRFAKELRKLKQNEDVKAVVLRINSPGGSATASEIILREVQLLREQKPVIVSMGDVAASGGYWIATGGNRIFAEGSTITGSIGVFGLLFNLQEIANNNGISWDVVKTARLADLGTATRPKTKEELAILQRSVNQIYEMFLDKVAKSRNMPKERVAQIAQGRVWSGEDAKKIGLVDQIGGIDAAIQEAANQANLGDDWEVEEYPAKRSFEAELLARLLGTEQTKTALSHDPLTVEFLKFKKELTTLQTLNDPQGIYSRLPFNWSIE; translated from the coding sequence ATGGGTCAATTTCTCAAACAAATCTATGCTAGTCTAATCGGCAGTTTTGCCGGACTGATTCTTTTTTTTGTTCTTGGGACGAGCGGATTAGTTTTACTATTAATTGCAGCCGTCCTAACAGAGAGCGGACCGACGGTTAAAGATAAAACGGTTCTGGTTTTTGACCTATCAACCCAGATTAGCGATACTCAGCCTCCGTCTACCCTCTCTCAAGTTCTTTCAGAAGAACCAACGCCCACTGTAACGCTGCGCCAAGTCCTCGACGCGATCGACAAAGCAAGGAAAGATCGACGAATTGTGGCGATTTTCCTAGATGGGAGAAAGGCGGGCACCAGTAATGGCTATGCTACCCTCAAAGAAGTCCGCATGGCTTTGGAGCGTTTCCGCGCTGCCGGCAAAAAAATTATTGCTTACGACGTAGATGTCAGCGAGCAAGAGTATTATTTAACCTCAGTTGCCGATACCAGTATTCTCAATCCCATGGGAGCGATCGAAGTTAACGGATTGAATTCGCAACCGCTATTTTTAGCCGATGCCTTTAAAAAATATGGGATTGGCGTGCAGGTGGTTCGAGTCGGCAGTTACAAATCAGCCGTGGAACCCTACACTAGACCAAATCTCAGTCCAGAAAATCGACAACAAATCAAAGCTCTACTCGACGATCTTTGGGGGGACTTTCTCAATACTGTCGAGAAAAGTCGAAAAGTCCCCGCGCAAAAGTTACAGCAATTTGCCGACACGAAAGGGATTTTAGACCCAGAAGAGGCTCGCACGGCAGGACTGATCGATCGCGTTGCCTATTTCGATAACGTCCTAGAAGACCTCAAACAAATGACTGGCGAAGAGAAAGAAGAAGGGTTAAAAACCTTTCGTCAGATAGATTTGCCAGCTTATGCAGGCGCTAATGTCACAGAAGCCCAAAAGAAATCTTCTCGCAATAAAATTGCCGTTCTCTATGCAGAAGGAGCGATTGTTAGCGGTCAAGGAGCCATACAAGAAATTGGGGGCGATCGCTTTGCCAAAGAATTGCGCAAACTTAAACAAAACGAGGATGTCAAAGCTGTCGTCTTGCGAATCAATAGTCCGGGAGGCAGTGCTACCGCTTCCGAAATTATTCTACGCGAAGTTCAACTGCTGCGCGAGCAAAAACCCGTTATCGTTTCTATGGGAGATGTAGCGGCTTCTGGCGGCTACTGGATAGCTACTGGCGGCAATCGGATTTTTGCTGAAGGAAGCACGATTACGGGTTCTATTGGCGTTTTTGGTCTTTTGTTTAACTTGCAAGAAATTGCCAACAACAATGGCATTAGCTGGGATGTCGTCAAAACTGCCCGTCTAGCCGATCTAGGTACGGCAACTCGTCCAAAAACCAAAGAGGAGTTAGCCATTCTTCAGCGCTCTGTTAACCAAATCTATGAAATGTTTCTCGACAAAGTAGCCAAGTCTCGCAACATGCCCAAAGAGAGAGTCGCCCAAATTGCTCAGGGACGGGTTTGGTCGGGAGAAGATGCCAAAAAAATTGGTTTAGTAGACCAAATTGGCGGCATAGACGCAGCCATTCAAGAAGCTGCCAATCAAGCCAATCTCGGCGACGATTGGGAAGTAGAAGAATATCCAGCTAAGCGCAGTTTTGAAGCCGAATTGCTCGCAAGGCTATTGGGTACCGAGCAAACAAAAACCGCACTATCTCACGACCCACTAACGGTTGAATTTCTCAAGTTTAAAAAAGAGCTGACAACTCTCCAAACTCTTAACGATCCCCAAGGAATCTATTCTCGTCTTCCATTCAATTGGTCGATCGAATAA
- the fni gene encoding type 2 isopentenyl-diphosphate Delta-isomerase has translation MSNTQTRKADHLRICLEEDVQACRITNGFERYRFTHCCLPELNLSEIDITTTFLGKSLGAPLLISSMTGGTEQAKTINYRLAQIAQIYKLAMGVGSQRIALEKPEVADTFAVRSLAPDILLFANLGAVQLNYTYGLEQCLQVVDFLAADALILHLNPLQECIQSKGDTNFKGILDKINTLCSKISVPIIAKEVGNGISAKMAQKLIEAGVSAIDVAGAGGTSWAKVESERAEKPLQRELGRTFADWGIPTAECIVDIRQHYPTIPLIASGGLRNGLEAAKAIALGADIAGLALPFLQAASQSIESLHETVQLLMAEITTVLFCTGNANLRALKRANALQKLA, from the coding sequence ATGAGTAACACCCAGACGCGCAAAGCCGATCACTTGCGGATTTGTCTGGAAGAAGACGTTCAAGCTTGCCGGATTACCAATGGATTTGAACGCTATCGCTTTACCCACTGTTGTTTGCCAGAGTTAAATCTGAGCGAGATCGATATTACGACGACCTTTTTGGGCAAGTCGCTGGGCGCACCGCTGCTAATTTCGTCCATGACGGGAGGAACCGAGCAGGCAAAAACGATCAACTATCGACTTGCTCAAATCGCTCAGATTTATAAGTTGGCGATGGGAGTCGGTTCCCAGCGAATCGCCCTGGAAAAACCAGAAGTCGCCGATACCTTTGCCGTGCGATCGCTCGCTCCCGACATCCTTCTGTTTGCCAATCTCGGAGCCGTACAACTCAACTATACTTACGGTTTAGAGCAATGCTTGCAGGTGGTCGATTTTTTAGCGGCAGATGCCCTCATTTTGCATCTCAATCCCCTACAAGAGTGCATTCAATCTAAAGGAGATACGAATTTCAAAGGTATTCTTGACAAAATTAACACTTTATGCTCAAAAATATCAGTGCCCATAATTGCCAAAGAAGTTGGAAACGGGATCTCGGCGAAAATGGCGCAAAAGTTGATCGAGGCGGGCGTGAGCGCGATCGATGTCGCTGGGGCAGGCGGCACTTCTTGGGCGAAAGTGGAAAGCGAACGTGCCGAGAAGCCCCTACAGCGAGAATTGGGAAGAACCTTTGCCGATTGGGGCATTCCGACCGCAGAATGCATCGTCGATATCCGCCAGCATTACCCGACCATTCCCCTGATTGCCTCTGGGGGACTGCGTAACGGTCTGGAAGCAGCTAAAGCGATCGCGCTGGGGGCAGACATTGCAGGTTTAGCCCTACCCTTTTTGCAAGCAGCGTCTCAATCAATAGAGAGCCTTCACGAAACCGTGCAACTGCTGATGGCAGAGATAACCACTGTGCTATTCTGTACGGGCAATGCCAATCTGAGAGCGCTAAAACGAGCCAATGCCCTACAAAAGTTAGCATAA